In the Diospyros lotus cultivar Yz01 chromosome 13, ASM1463336v1, whole genome shotgun sequence genome, CAACAGTCACCTTTCTCTCAATTTCCATAGCATTCCCAAAGAAAAGGCAAATCCCAgtcttcatcttcactcaaaCAAATCAAaccttctctctccctctctctagaTCGATCGATTTGGTTTTCTTACAAAAAACCCATATCCGAATATCCTACTTCTTTCACAGGTATACTTGATTTGAGAAATCTGTTGATATATAGAGAGAGTACATATACATAGCAATGACAGAGAGCTGTAGTAGAAAGCTCATGGTGGAAGTCTGCAATGCCAAGAATTTGATGCCCAAGGATGGCCAGGGAACGGCGAGCGCTTATGTTATAGTCGATTTTGATGGCCAGAGGCGGCGGACGAAGACCAAGTTCAGAGATCTGAATCCGGAGTGGGACGAGAAGCTGGAGTTTCTGGTTCATGATTTGGATGCCATGGCTACCGAAGTTTTAGAACTGAATGTTTACAACGACAAGAAGACAGGAAAGAGAAGCACGTTTCTGGGTAAAGTCAAGATCGCCGGCAGCGGCTTCGCGAAATCTGGGTCGGAGACGTTGGTGTACTATCCTCTGGAGAAGAGGAGCGTTTTCTCTCAGGTTAAAGGAGAGATCGGACTGAAGGTTTGGTACGTGGACGAGAATATTCCTTCGGCGGCGCCGGAGGGGCAGGAACAGAAGTCGGAGGGTCCGCCGCCGCCTGCTGCTGAGGAAAAGCCGccggagaaggaagaagaaaagaagccagaggaggagaagaaggaaggtGACACGCCTGTGGAGGAAGGGAAGAAAGAGGAAAAGCAAGAAGAGGAAGCCAAACCGCCGGAGAACGTGAAAACAGAGGAGGCTCTGGCAGTGGCGGCCCCACCAGAGAATCCCCCACTGGCTCAGTCTGATAAGCCGAATGAGGTGAAGGGCAAGGAGATAGCCGGAAAACGGCCCGATGTGGGCGTGCACGAGCTGGAACTCCGATCTCTCGCCGGCGATCGAAACCGCGGTTCCTACGACCTCGTTGATAGAATGCCGTTTCTATTCGTTCGCGTCGTGAAGGTGAAACGAGCGAACCCAGAAGCCGATTCATCGGTTTACGCGAACCTGGTGATTGGAACTCACAGTATCAAAAGCAAGAGCCAAACCGACAAGGATTGGGACCAAGTCTTCGCCTTCGACAAGGAAGGCCTCAACTCTACTTCCTTGGAGGTTTCCGTTTGGTCTGAGAAGAAAGGCCCTGACGGTAACGTTACCGAGAATTCTCTAGGAAACGTTTCGTTCGATTTGCAAGAAGTTCCGAAGAGAGTCCCGCCGGACAGTCCGCTCGCTCCCCAGTGGTACACTCTGGAAGGCAGTCCGGAGAATTCATCAGGAAATGACGTCATGCTCGCTGTCTGGATCGGTACTCAGGCGGACGAGGCCTTCCAGGAGTCATGGCAATCGGATTCCGGCGGGTTGATTCCGGAGACCCGAGCCAACGTCTACCTCTCTCCGAAGCTGTGGTATTTGCGACTAACGGTCATCCAAACCCAAGATCTCCAGCTAGATTCGGGCACCCAGCCTAAGGTTAAGAACCCCGAAATGTATGTCAAGGCTCAGCTCGGCGCGCAGGTTTTCAAAACAAGCCGAACAATCGTCGGCTCATCCAGCTTGTCATCAAACCCCACGTGGAACGAGGACCTCATGTTCGTCGCAGCCGAGCCGTTTGAGCCGTTTCTGGTCATAACAGTCGAAGACGTCTCCAACGCTCAAACCGTCGGCCAGGCTAAGGTACAGATGGCGAGCATCGAACGGCGAACTGATGACAGGTCAGAGCTGAAATCCAGGTGGTTCAATCTGATTGGAGATGAGAGCAGACCCTACGCCGGGAGAATACACGTGCGAGTATGCCTGGAGGGCGGCTACCACGTGCTGGACGAAGCTGCTCACGTGACCAGCGACGTCCGGGCGGCGGCGAAGCAGCTGGCCAAAGCCCCAATCGGATTGCTGGAAGTGGGGATCCGCGGCGCCACCAATCTGCTGCCGATGAAGACCAAGGACGGGACACGTGGCACCATGGACGCTTACGTGGTGGCCAAATACGGGCCGAAGTGGGTCCGGACCCGCACGATCCTGGACCGGTTCAATCCACGCTGGAACGAGCAGTACACGTGGGACGTGTACGATCCCTGCACCGTTCTGACGATCGGGGTCTTCGACAACGGAAGGTACAGGCGCGACGAATCGGGCAAACCTGGTAAGGACGTGCGGGTCGGGAAGCTACGGGTCCGGCTGTCCACGCTGGACACGAATCGGGTGTACGTAGGTTCATATTCCCTTGCGGTGATCCTCCCCGGCGGGGCCAGGAAGACAGGCGAGATCGAGATCTCCGTAAGATTCTCCTGCTCGTCGTGGCTCAGCCTCATCCAGGCGTATGCGAGCCCCATGCTGCCCAGAATGCACTACGTGCGCCCGCTGGGCCCTGCCCAGCAGGACATCCTGCGGCACACAGCGATGCGGATCGTGACGACCCGGCTCGCTCGGTCCGAACCTGCTTTGGGCCAGGAGGTGGTTCAGTTCATGCTGGACTCCGACACCCACATGTGGAGCATGCGGCGGAGCAAAGCGAACTGGTTCCGGGTCGTGGGCTCCCTATCAAAAGCCGCCACGTTGGCTAAGTGGGTAGACGGGATCCGGACCTGGGTGCACCCGCCGACGACGATTCTTGTCCACGCTCTGCTCGTGGCAATCGTGCTCTGCCCCCATCTAATCCTCCCCACCATGCTAATGTACGCTTTCCTGATCGTAGGGCTGAGATTTCGCTACCGCCCTCGGATTCCGGTTACGATGGACACGAGATTATCGTGCGTCGACGCCGTTGGTCCGGATGAATACGACGAGGAGTTTGATGGGTTTCCGACCACACGATCGCTGGAGCAGGTCCGGGTCAGGTACGACCGGTTGAGGGCGCTGGCAGGTCGAGCTCAGACACTGCTAGGTGACGTGGCGGCGCAGGGAGAAAGGTTGGAGGCGCTGTTGAATTGGCGGGACCCACGTGCGACAGGATTGTTTGCAATGGCGTGCCTTGTAGCTTCGTTGCTGTTGTACGTGGTACCCTTCAAGGCCATCGTATTAGGGTCGGGTTTCTACTATCTCCGGCACCCGCGATTCCGGGATGACATGCCGTCGTTGCCGATGAACTTTTTCCGGAGACTGCCGTCGCTGTCCGACCAAATACTGTGAATGGGGTGGCGGCGGGTGGAGTAGCCGTTAGGTAGGGTGGTGGGTGTAGCACTATAGGTAATAAGCATtcaattgaatttattattattgtttaattGATTGGAGGGTCGTTTTGGGGGGAAAGTTTGGTGGGTGGGGACTGGCAGCGGAGGAGAGAGCCTTCGCCTTGAATTAAGGAAAGGTGAGCGGTGACCGTTGGGTCGTGTGGGGCCATTCATGTATTTACTTTGAGTACATCGTTTTCCTACAAAGCTGCTTCTGGATGAATTGAATGGAACGGAACATTCTTTTGTTGAGATGAAAAGTTACCGTTTGATGAATGGTGTGATGGTTACGCAATTTGGATCGGGAAAAGGCGTCTCTTCCCGGAAATCCTATCAATAATAGTTCAAAAGGCTTTGCTTCTTTCATTTCGTGACTGTGCCTTGTGAAGTTTGTTTTGCTTTGGAGCTGTGAATGTTTTTTGTCTTCGCTTATAAGCTTCTCTATATAATCGACCATTTTTGCTTATATGTGCGTGAATTGGGTTCATGTC is a window encoding:
- the LOC127787918 gene encoding FT-interacting protein 7, yielding MTESCSRKLMVEVCNAKNLMPKDGQGTASAYVIVDFDGQRRRTKTKFRDLNPEWDEKLEFLVHDLDAMATEVLELNVYNDKKTGKRSTFLGKVKIAGSGFAKSGSETLVYYPLEKRSVFSQVKGEIGLKVWYVDENIPSAAPEGQEQKSEGPPPPAAEEKPPEKEEEKKPEEEKKEGDTPVEEGKKEEKQEEEAKPPENVKTEEALAVAAPPENPPLAQSDKPNEVKGKEIAGKRPDVGVHELELRSLAGDRNRGSYDLVDRMPFLFVRVVKVKRANPEADSSVYANLVIGTHSIKSKSQTDKDWDQVFAFDKEGLNSTSLEVSVWSEKKGPDGNVTENSLGNVSFDLQEVPKRVPPDSPLAPQWYTLEGSPENSSGNDVMLAVWIGTQADEAFQESWQSDSGGLIPETRANVYLSPKLWYLRLTVIQTQDLQLDSGTQPKVKNPEMYVKAQLGAQVFKTSRTIVGSSSLSSNPTWNEDLMFVAAEPFEPFLVITVEDVSNAQTVGQAKVQMASIERRTDDRSELKSRWFNLIGDESRPYAGRIHVRVCLEGGYHVLDEAAHVTSDVRAAAKQLAKAPIGLLEVGIRGATNLLPMKTKDGTRGTMDAYVVAKYGPKWVRTRTILDRFNPRWNEQYTWDVYDPCTVLTIGVFDNGRYRRDESGKPGKDVRVGKLRVRLSTLDTNRVYVGSYSLAVILPGGARKTGEIEISVRFSCSSWLSLIQAYASPMLPRMHYVRPLGPAQQDILRHTAMRIVTTRLARSEPALGQEVVQFMLDSDTHMWSMRRSKANWFRVVGSLSKAATLAKWVDGIRTWVHPPTTILVHALLVAIVLCPHLILPTMLMYAFLIVGLRFRYRPRIPVTMDTRLSCVDAVGPDEYDEEFDGFPTTRSLEQVRVRYDRLRALAGRAQTLLGDVAAQGERLEALLNWRDPRATGLFAMACLVASLLLYVVPFKAIVLGSGFYYLRHPRFRDDMPSLPMNFFRRLPSLSDQIL